A portion of the Sabethes cyaneus chromosome 3, idSabCyanKW18_F2, whole genome shotgun sequence genome contains these proteins:
- the LOC128739726 gene encoding uncharacterized protein LOC128739726, which produces MTKHTNDPDSASQHQQSDEDSSQNNQNDPSLSYPSQRLAGTSTDHSASFAAVSSRNMRRSNPTGSSSQPVQEDNTNQPASDCSSLDGNVFVEGSQAGARPNTRRSQTSESITSSNFNYSMNRRFISKNQMKEFREAFRLFDKDNDGSITKEELGTVMRSLGQFARVEELEEMLLEIDVDGDGNVSFEEFVDIMSNMTDTVAEASADQEERELRDAFRVFDKHNRGYITASDLRAVLQCLGEDLDEEEIEDMIKEVDVDGDGRIDFYEFVHALGEPEDSQENDDEEEVVSLSVSCDVNA; this is translated from the exons ACCAAACACACCAACGATCCAGACAGTGCTTCGCAGCATCAACAGAGTGACGAGGATTCAAGCCAGAACAATCAAAACGACCCCAGCTTAAGCTACCCATCGCAACGGCTAGCCGGAACATCGACCGATCACAGTGCCAGTTTCGCCGCAGTCAGCAGCCGCAACATGCGTCGCTCGAATCCTACCGGCAGCAGTAGTCAGCCAGTGCAGGAGGATAACACCAATCAGCCGGCGAGTGATTGTTCCAGCCTGGATGGGAACGTCTTCGTCGAGGGCTCTCAGGCCGGAGCCCGTCCCAATACTCGCCGATCGCAAACATCTGAATCGATAACGTCCAGTAACTTCAACTACAGCATGAACCGACGATTCATCTCCAAAAATCAAATGAAGGAATTCCGGGAAGCGTTCCGGCTGTTCGACAAGGATAACGATGGTTCCATTACGAAGGAGGAGTTGGGCACGGTGATGCGTTCGCTCGGGCAATTCGCCCGTGTGGAAGAGCTGGAGGAGATGCTACTGGAAATAGATGTTGACG GTGACGGAAACGTAAGCTTTGAGGAATTTGTGGACATCATGTCCAATATGACCGACACCGTCGCGGAAGCTTCTGCCGATCAGGAAGAACGCGAACTACGGGATGCTTTCCGCGTTTTCGACAAACATAACCGTGGTTACATAACGGCCTCAGACTTGCGTGCGGTTTTACAATGTCTAGGAGAAGACCTTGATGAAGAGGAAA TCGAAGACATGATCAAAGAAGTTGATGTTGACGGCGACGGAAGGATTGATTTTTACGAATTCGTACACGCACTTGGAGAACCAGAAGACTCGCAAGAAAATGATGACGAAGAAGAGGTGGTGTCACTGTCGGTTTCCTGTGACGTTAACGCTTAA